Part of the Gammaproteobacteria bacterium genome, GCCGCGCTTCCTGTCAATCAAAATGGATAACTTCTCATAAGATCCTATAGATTAGGGCACTACCAACTTCTCCTAACGATAGGTCGCGCCGGTACACCTACAACGGTCAAACCATCCTCTATATGATTAAGCACTACAGCCCCAGCACCTACTGTAACGTCAGCACCGATATGAATACACTGAATCACTGAACTTCCGATACCTACCCAGCTTCTTTTACCCACATGAACATTTCCAGCTAGATTTACACCTGGACATATATGAACCCCTTCTTCTAATACACAGTCATGGTCTACTATCGCTCCTGTATTCACAATACATCCATAACCAATTGTGCAATCTACATTCACTATTCCTCCAGCAACTACCAGTGAACCTATCCCAATTGATACACCATGATTGATTATTGTAGATGGATGGATAATAGTGGCAATTGTAAGTCCTGCATTCTTGAATTGATGCAACCAATTTAATCGCGTTGTATTATTTCCAATGGCGACAAATACCTGATCACCAGATTGAGCGATTTTAAAAATATCATTACCACGTCCCATCACTGACCATATACTGCATGAAATTAACTTTGGCCATCTGTCATCAAAAAAAATTACATCAGACCATTTTCCTGCGGTGTAGGCGCAATCAGCTACTACTTTTCCGTGACCGCTTGCGCCAAGAATTAATAAACGATTAAACATTCTCAATCAAATTAATATTATTACCATGGAATTTTTCCATGGTTATGCTGCCTTTCTGGTTGATACACTCTCGTTTTAATACCTTTTTTACGGTCAAAAATAAAATTTTTAAATCCAACCAAAAAGATTGGTTCTTCACATACCAAATATCCAGTTTAAATTTTTCTTCCCAAGAAAGCGCATTCCTTCCGTTCACCTGTGCCCAACCAGTTATACCAGGGTATATCTCATGACGGCGCGCCTGCTCCTTTGAGTAAAGAGGTAAATACTCCATTAACAAAGGTCGTGGCCCGACTAAACTCATA contains:
- a CDS encoding PglD_N domain-containing protein, translating into MFNRLLILGASGHGKVVADCAYTAGKWSDVIFFDDRWPKLISCSIWSVMGRGNDIFKIAQSGDQVFVAIGNNTTRLNWLHQFKNAGLTIATIIHPSTIINHGVSIGIGSLVVAGGIVNVDCTIGYGCIVNTGAIVDHDCVLEEGVHICPGVNLAGNVHVGKRSWVGIGSSVIQCIHIGADVTVGAGAVVLNHIEDGLTVVGVPARPIVRRSW
- the epsL gene encoding Uncharacterized sugar transferase EpsL; amino-acid sequence: MKRLFDLFATFTGLLLLWPILLILVVLVRINLGSPIFFIQTRPGLHGAPFRIIKFRTMIDAHDSTGNLLPDAERLTKFGKFLRASSLDELPELWNVLRGDMSLVGPRPLLMEYLPLYSKEQARRHEIYPGITGWAQVNGRNALSWEEKFKLDIWYVKNQSFWLDLKILFLTVKKVLKRECINQKGSITMEKFHGNNINLIENV